The following proteins come from a genomic window of Nitrospira sp.:
- a CDS encoding 16S rRNA (uracil(1498)-N(3))-methyltransferase, with protein MPVFFVSPDCISQPAISVTGDVLIHIRDSLRATIGETLWFGDGQGVRYRAEITDITKRAVTGRILETIQEPPYRTPRLILGQSLLKGEKMDWVIQKATELGVNEIVPIESRHSVVHLKADRVDHQLARWQRIALEAAQQSEQWRVPTMAPPRSLATLLKTRASDTVTLMLAERRGGKSLQTVDLAQDATSSVLVLIGPEGGWSQEEVQVAEQVGVEPITLGQYILRSETAAIAAICILQSRLGKLG; from the coding sequence ATGCCCGTGTTTTTCGTTTCCCCTGATTGCATCAGTCAACCGGCAATATCGGTCACCGGCGATGTGCTCATACATATCCGAGACAGTTTGCGCGCCACAATCGGCGAAACTCTATGGTTCGGCGATGGACAAGGCGTCAGGTACCGAGCCGAAATCACAGACATTACCAAACGAGCAGTCACCGGACGCATTCTCGAGACAATTCAGGAACCGCCCTATCGCACACCTCGTTTGATCCTCGGCCAATCGCTACTCAAGGGTGAGAAAATGGACTGGGTGATTCAAAAGGCAACCGAACTCGGTGTGAACGAGATCGTACCTATTGAAAGCCGGCACAGTGTGGTACACCTCAAGGCCGACCGCGTCGATCATCAACTCGCCCGTTGGCAGCGCATTGCGTTGGAAGCCGCCCAGCAATCCGAACAGTGGCGCGTGCCGACGATGGCTCCGCCCCGATCTCTCGCAACACTTTTGAAAACCCGTGCGAGCGACACAGTCACACTCATGCTCGCCGAGCGGCGGGGCGGCAAGAGCTTGCAGACGGTGGATCTCGCGCAAGACGCGACTAGCTCAGTGTTGGTCTTGATCGGACCGGAAGGGGGATGGAGCCAAGAAGAAGTGCAGGTCGCCGAACAGGTTGGAGTCGAGCCGATTACCCTAGGTCAGTACATTTTGCGATCGGAAACGGCAGCGATTGCCGCCATCTGCATTCTCCAATCGCGCCTCGGTAAGCTGGGATAG
- a CDS encoding Chaperone protein DnaJ: MAVSKRDYYEILGVDRNVSDDDLKKAYRKLARQHHPDLHAGDQQKKSAEEKFKEINEAYETLSDQERRKRYDMFGHAGAQQGGSGFDGFDFGRGGFGDVFNDIFEDFFGQARGGGATRAERGNDLQYNLEITFEEAVYGKEAKLKIPRWEICIDCKGTGAKSAASIKPCASCKGTGQLRFQQGFFSVSRPCGQCEGTGHFVTEPCSTCQGRQRVYKERTIAVHIPAGIETGMRLRLSNEGEHGPNGGPPGDLYVAVTVRPHPIFHRKGLDIACDVPINLVTAVLGGKVEVPTLKGETVIKVPPGTQHDKVLRIKGLGIPSLKGGSTGDQVYTIKVQIPTKLTARQKELLMEYAKESGMSMEANGDGFFDKMKTFFE, from the coding sequence ATGGCCGTGTCTAAACGCGATTACTACGAAATTCTCGGCGTCGATCGGAATGTATCCGACGACGACCTCAAAAAAGCCTACCGGAAACTGGCCCGCCAACACCACCCCGACCTCCATGCCGGCGACCAGCAGAAGAAATCCGCCGAAGAGAAGTTCAAGGAAATCAACGAAGCCTATGAAACGCTGAGCGATCAGGAAAGACGGAAACGCTACGACATGTTCGGTCATGCCGGGGCACAGCAGGGCGGGTCAGGCTTTGACGGGTTCGATTTCGGCCGTGGCGGATTCGGAGACGTGTTTAACGACATCTTCGAGGATTTCTTCGGCCAAGCGCGAGGAGGCGGCGCAACGCGGGCTGAACGCGGCAACGATCTCCAATACAACCTCGAAATCACGTTTGAGGAAGCCGTCTACGGAAAAGAAGCCAAACTCAAAATCCCGCGCTGGGAAATCTGCATCGATTGTAAAGGGACCGGGGCGAAGTCGGCGGCATCCATCAAGCCATGTGCGAGCTGCAAAGGTACCGGGCAACTTCGGTTTCAACAGGGGTTCTTCAGTGTCAGCCGGCCCTGTGGCCAATGTGAAGGCACCGGTCACTTTGTCACGGAACCCTGCTCGACCTGTCAGGGGCGTCAACGGGTTTACAAAGAGCGCACCATCGCCGTCCATATTCCAGCCGGTATTGAGACCGGCATGCGTCTTCGCCTCTCCAATGAAGGAGAGCACGGTCCTAATGGTGGCCCCCCGGGCGATCTCTATGTGGCCGTTACCGTCAGGCCCCATCCGATCTTTCATCGCAAGGGTCTCGATATCGCCTGTGATGTGCCGATCAATCTCGTCACGGCCGTGCTTGGTGGAAAAGTGGAAGTCCCGACCCTTAAGGGAGAAACCGTCATTAAGGTGCCGCCCGGCACGCAACATGACAAGGTCCTTCGAATTAAAGGGTTAGGGATTCCCAGCCTGAAGGGAGGCTCCACAGGCGATCAGGTCTATACGATCAAGGTCCAGATTCCCACCAAATTGACGGCCAGACAGAAAGAACTGCTGATGGAATACGCGAAAGAGAGCGGCATGTCCATGGAAGCCAACGGCGACGGCTTCTTCGATAAGATGAAGACCTTCTTCGAGTAG
- a CDS encoding cell surface receptor IPT/TIG domain protein — protein MKQISLLTAFLFWLVCLEDGATILTAQAGQALIELSSRFSTPGATLVLSGKGFGTFKSTRFNRVTVNGVSALVQRWDTDVIEIKVPFKATSGFVEVLIGKKKLLAGFLTIVMPWIEAITPTEGERGTTLQIAGHHFGLSAGARDPNTMFGVNDVVVGGVVVRPKRWKDDKIELEIPPNAVSGDVVVRLASSDPLPDGSCCAPVEHVVSNAVPLKLIPSVRVDPTSGPVGTKVVLFGQGFGHAKEMMDDAVLIGGRPVTIAQWKDDIIVFHVPLDAESGPLVLKHQGRERVLTQFTVHVPRVISMSPASAPIGTLLRINGEHFGFYSESGSTPYNFTDFNTGGNRVEIGGVPAVIYRWNDDRIDVWVPFSAKSGKVVIYRSADTPNIGGLCCAERGTQATEAGDFTLVTPVIESYEPQAAGLDDTVTIKGRGFGTFLKTAEHADLGLNQKSYKRRGGLEINESGEQATVVSNVSRTEVLFNGTAALVQSWTDEEIVVKVPHRNLYGIGRKGEFFDNLATGPLVVRRGSWDLLPDGTCCSPKRWITLEAGPFTIEAKGLPVPDPDFWNHHAPDESANQ, from the coding sequence ATGAAACAAATCTCTCTCTTGACCGCATTCCTCTTTTGGTTGGTCTGTCTTGAGGATGGAGCGACCATCCTTACGGCTCAGGCAGGTCAGGCGCTCATTGAACTATCGTCTCGGTTTTCTACCCCCGGCGCAACCCTGGTCCTGAGCGGGAAAGGGTTTGGAACCTTTAAGTCGACCCGGTTCAACCGAGTGACGGTCAACGGGGTATCGGCTTTAGTGCAGCGATGGGACACGGACGTCATCGAGATCAAGGTTCCTTTCAAGGCGACGAGCGGCTTTGTCGAGGTGTTGATCGGAAAGAAGAAGCTGCTCGCCGGATTTTTGACTATCGTCATGCCATGGATCGAGGCCATCACACCGACCGAAGGGGAACGGGGAACCACTCTTCAAATCGCCGGTCATCATTTCGGCCTCTCCGCAGGTGCGCGCGATCCGAACACGATGTTCGGTGTCAATGACGTAGTGGTCGGCGGGGTCGTGGTGCGTCCCAAACGATGGAAGGACGACAAAATCGAGCTGGAAATTCCGCCGAACGCCGTGAGCGGCGATGTCGTGGTTCGGCTGGCTTCCTCCGACCCGCTACCGGACGGATCCTGTTGTGCCCCGGTGGAGCATGTCGTCAGCAACGCCGTTCCGTTGAAATTGATTCCGTCCGTTCGAGTGGATCCAACCAGTGGGCCTGTCGGCACGAAAGTGGTTTTGTTCGGACAGGGGTTCGGGCATGCCAAAGAAATGATGGATGATGCCGTATTAATCGGTGGGCGGCCGGTGACCATCGCTCAATGGAAAGACGACATCATCGTTTTTCATGTCCCGCTCGATGCGGAATCGGGTCCGCTTGTGCTGAAACATCAAGGGCGTGAACGGGTGCTGACACAGTTTACGGTCCATGTTCCCCGCGTTATTTCCATGAGCCCGGCCAGCGCGCCCATCGGGACGTTGTTGCGTATCAACGGCGAGCACTTTGGCTTTTATTCAGAGAGCGGGTCGACTCCCTACAACTTCACGGATTTTAATACGGGTGGGAATCGTGTCGAAATCGGCGGAGTGCCGGCGGTGATCTATCGCTGGAACGACGACCGAATCGATGTCTGGGTGCCGTTCAGCGCGAAATCCGGCAAAGTGGTTATTTACCGGAGTGCCGACACGCCGAACATAGGCGGTCTCTGTTGTGCCGAGCGAGGGACGCAGGCCACCGAGGCCGGAGACTTCACGCTCGTCACGCCGGTCATCGAGTCGTATGAACCTCAGGCCGCCGGGCTTGATGATACGGTGACGATCAAAGGCAGAGGGTTCGGAACATTTCTCAAGACCGCTGAACATGCCGACCTTGGCCTGAACCAAAAATCCTACAAGCGGCGGGGCGGCCTTGAAATCAACGAATCAGGCGAACAAGCAACCGTTGTGTCGAATGTGTCACGAACAGAGGTTCTGTTCAACGGCACAGCCGCACTGGTTCAATCATGGACCGATGAAGAAATTGTGGTGAAGGTACCGCACCGCAACCTCTACGGGATCGGAAGAAAGGGCGAGTTTTTCGACAACCTGGCGACCGGACCTCTGGTCGTTCGTCGAGGATCGTGGGACCTGCTTCCTGATGGTACATGTTGTTCGCCGAAAAGGTGGATCACCCTTGAAGCCGGACCGTTCACGATCGAAGCGAAAGGGCTTCCCGTTCCCGACCCAGATTTCTGGAATCACCACGCGCCTGACGAGAGTGCCAATCAATAA